The Triticum aestivum cultivar Chinese Spring chromosome 7B, IWGSC CS RefSeq v2.1, whole genome shotgun sequence genome window below encodes:
- the LOC123155947 gene encoding protein ENHANCED DOWNY MILDEW 2 — translation MAEIADEDSSTGIDLICALCDNGGEIASCEGKCLRSFHATKDASEDCKTLGYTRNQFDAMKVFLCKNCEHERYQCFACHRLSSAKTDPPEVFPCASASCGHFYHAKCVAQLLFPENEAKATEYTTRIINGAKFACPVHKCDVCKYGENKEVKELQFAVCRRCPKSYHRRCLPRKIVFDDVIENGVCLFQRAWDGLLPKNRILIYCLKHNIDPKLRTPLRDHIKFPDDPITKKSSNVNGLRRVKIRRLDDCLPVPSSSSKRPLGTSTCSSSINSTAKRKKEHLPGGTKHPSMQKSVMSVIPISTFPEIDINTATRIYDFAQKASSNITIEDVQKQLVVSSTYTSFMKNTDKVTLGKVERSVEAVKTAVHMLESGADIEEAKDVCSPYDLFQLAKWKNKLNIYLAPFLHGTRYTSYGRHFTKLDKLEKIVDKLQWYVQSGDTVVDFCCGSNDFSTLLKEKLEASEKNCFYKNYDLIQPKNDFNFERRDWMTVQPDELPAGSRLIMGLNPPFGFKASLANQFINKALTFKPKLIILIVPKETERLDKKYPPYELIWEDSNQLAGKSFYLPGSFDADNKQMDQWNLSPPPLSLWSRSDFAQKHNEIAKSKGHLCSRRPSYNDSQRDIAGNAYMSTSDLEMGSEGEACIPDEEMQGERQAEASVIDQLLADTYHDTTSSPGDYWTDTNGRSGQPRNYDTPGGNDPPTHEYFAVRAAESDMSISLSGRSASRNQNQTVSTSDHEPNNDHIASVSAKQPTDPADCDEVTSADAQHGLGDPPSAPENAAGVQYRILEDSPPEEGQLGDPPSAPENAAGVQYRILEDSPPEEGQLTPEEAQPNDLSSTDGNAAGVPMLEESPLETDAPVGAANLPLAHTFPGLQFASAPTWPGCYAAREVLSRGMGYPTFHQEASYNLLEK, via the exons ATGGCTGAGATTGCTGATGAAGATAGTTCCACCGGCATTGATTTGATTTGTGCTTTGTGTGATAATGGTGGTGAAATCGCAAG CTGTGAAGGCAAGTGCCTGCGGTCATTTCATGCAACAAAAGATGCTAGTGAAGACTGCAAAACATTGGGCTATACTAGGAATCAGTTTGAT GCGATGAAAGTTTTTCTGTGCAAGAATTGTGAACATGAAAGATATCAATGTTTTGCCTGTCACAGGTTGAGTTCAGCGAAAACAGATCCTCCTGAG GTATTTCCTTGTGCTTCAGCAAGTTGTGGGCACTTTTATCATGCTAAATGTGTTGCACAATTGCTCTTCCCTGAAAATGAAGCAAAAGCAACTGAGTACACGACAAGGATAATCAATGGGGCGAAATTTGCATGCCCAGTCCACAAATGTGATGTTTGTAAATATGGTGAAAACAAGGAGGTTAAGGAGCTGCAATTTGCTGTTTGCCGACGGTGCCCAAAGTCATATCATCGAAGATGTCTGCCAAG GAAAATCGTCTTTGATGACGTAATTGAGAATGGTGTGTGCCTTTTCCAAAGGGCATGGGACGGTCTTCTGCCAAAGAATCGCATCTTAATATATTGCCT CAAGCACAATATTGATCCAAAACTTCGAACTCCTCTAAGAGATCATATTAAGTTTCCTGATGATCCTATCACTAAAAAATCATCCAATGTGAATGGATTGAGAAGGGTTAAGATACGACGCCTTGATGACTGCCTCCCTGTCCCATCATCCAGTAGCAAAAGACCCCTCGGTACATCAACTTGTTCTTCCTCCATCAATTCGACAGCGAAAAGGAAGAAAGAACATCTGCCTGGAGGTACTAAACATCCCAGTATGCAAAAATCAGTCATGTCAGTGATCCCCATTAGCACATTCCCTGAGATTGACATAAACACGGCGACGAG GATTTATGACTTTGCACAGAAAGCATCATCAAATATAACTATTGAGGATGTACAGAAACAGCTAGTGGTTTCGTCTACTTACACATCATTTATGAAGAATACTGATAAAGTTACATTGGGAAAGGTGGAAAGATCTGTCGAG GCTGTTAAGACTGCGGTTCATATGTTAGAAAGTGGTGCGGATATAGAAGAGGCCAAAGATGTATGCTCACCATATGACCTTTTCCAACTTGCAAAATGGAAG AACAAACTGAATATATATCTTGCCCCGTTTCTTCATGGCACGCGCTATACATCTTATGGGCGGCATTTTACAAAACTGGACAAGCTCGAGAAG ATTGTAGATAAGTTACAATGGTATGTTCAAAGTGGTGATACG GTCGTTGACTTCTGCTGTGGTTCAAATGATTTTAGCACATTATTGAAGGAAAAGCTTGAAGCTTCTGAAAAGAATTGCTTCTATAAAAATTATGATCTCATCCAGCCAAAG AATGATTTCAATTTTGAGAGGAGAGACTGGATGACTGTTCAACCAGATGAATTGCCAGCCGGATCCCGATTG ATCATGGGGCTGAATCCCCCTTTTGGGTTTAAAGCTTCACTTGCAAACCAGTTCATCAACAAAGCCCTAACTTTCAAGCCAAAGCTGATAATTCTTATTGTTCCCAAGGAAACAGAAAG GTTGGATAAAAAATACCCACCTTATGAGCTAATATGGGAGGATTCTAATCAGCTCGCAGGAAAG TCGTTCTATTTGCCTGGATCGTTTGATGCTGATAATAAGCAGATGGATCAGTGGAATCTATCACCTCCTCCTCTTTCTCTGTGGAGCCGTAGTGATTTTGCTCAGAAACATAATGAGATTGCTAAATCAAAGGGGCACCTCTGCAGCAGAAGACCGAGCTATAATGATTCACAAAGGGACATCGCAGGCAATGCATATATGAGCACCAGCGATTTGGAAATGGGCAGTGAGGGTGAGGCGTGCATCCCTGACGAAGAAATGCAAGGAGAGCGACAAGCAGAAGCCTCCGTTATAGACCAGTTGTTGGCTGACACATACCATGATACCACTAGTTCTCCAGGTGACTACTGGACTGATACCAACGGCCGATCAGGGCAACCTCGCAACTATGATACTCCAGGTGGAAATGACCCTCCAACCCATGAGTATTTTGCAGTCAGGGCAGCTGAATCTGACATGAGCATTTCGTTGTCCGGCAGAAGTGCTTCTCGGAATCAAAACCAAACTGTGTCAACCTCTGATCATGAGCCTAACAACGATCATATTGCAAGCGTATCTGCCAAGCAACCAACCGATCCTGCTGATTGTGACGAGGTAACATCAGCTGATGCCCAGCATGGGCTGGGAGACCCACCGTCTGCACCAGAAAATGCAGCTGGAGTTCAATACCGAATCCTGGAAGACTCCCCACCTGAGGAAGGACAGCTGGGAGACCCACCGTCTGCACCAGAAAATGCAGCTGGAGTTCAATACCGAATCCTGGAAGACTCCCCACCTGAGGAAGGACAGCTGACACCTGAGGAAGCACAGCCGAATGATTTGTCGTCTACAGATGGAAATGCAGCTGGTGTGCCGATGCTGGAGGAGTCGCCACTTGAAACAGATGCTCCAGTGGGTGCAGCGAATCTGCCACTAGCGCATACCTTCCCGGGGCTGCAGTTTGCAAGCGCTCCCACGTGGCCTGGATGCTACGCTGCTCGTGAAGTTCTGTCGCGAGGCATGGGCTACCCGACCTTCCATCAGGAAGCCTCCTACAACTTGCTTGAGAAGTAA